In the genome of Candidatus Kinetoplastibacterium desouzaii TCC079E, the window GAATCTTGGAAAATGGCACCAAATATTGCTTCAATACAATCTGCTAAAATAGAAGGACGGTTAGAACCACCACTTTTTATTTCACCATCTCCTAATCTTAAATATCTTGATATATCTAATTTAATAGCAATTTTTGCTAAAGAATTTTGCTGTACTAAAGAAGCTCTTAATCTAGAAAGACCTCCTTCATCTATATGAGAAAATCTTTCAAACAATATGATCGTTATCGAAGAATTTAGAATTGAATCACCGAGAAATTCTAACCTCTCATTATGATTGGCGCTATAACTACGATGAGTTAGCGCTAATTCCAATAAAGAGATATTATTAAAAGAATATTTTAAACTATTTTCTAGCTTGAAAAATGACATAATAACTAATTTAAAAAGCCTATTCTACTAATCTCGCTAAAATTCATCCATATAAAAAAAGCTTTACCAACAATATTTTTTTCTGGAACAAATCCCCAATATCTACTATCAAAGCTATTATCTCTATTATCACCCATTACAAAATAATAACCAGAAGGAACTTTACAAATTAATCCTATACCATCATTATAATATTTGAAATTATTAAAATTAGGAAAAATATAAGAAGGTTTAAAATTATTAATAACACCATTATAAAATAAAATATCATGTTCTTTATTATTAATAATTTCTTTATATAAAGTTCCTATCAACATAGAATCATAATCATAGTAAATAGATTTCTTTTCATTAACTACCTCTATATCATTTATAATTAATTTTTTATTATAGTAGGTTATAACATCACCAGGTTTCCCTATTATACGTTTTATATAATCAATTCTATATGAAACTGGATCATGGAATACT includes:
- the lepB gene encoding signal peptidase I, with product MSRYFSIVLFSILLIAGFICLLEIIFLRKNRDRLYVSDSESLSKHSRVISNNRPWLVDIAFTFFPVILLVFLLRSFFLEPFRIPSGSMLPTLKSGDFILVNKFTYGLKLPIIDYSLIKFKDPQRGDVIVFHDPVSYRIDYIKRIIGKPGDVITYYNKKLIINDIEVVNEKKSIYYDYDSMLIGTLYKEIINNKEHDILFYNGVINNFKPSYIFPNFNNFKYYNDGIGLICKVPSGYYFVMGDNRDNSFDSRYWGFVPEKNIVGKAFFIWMNFSEISRIGFLN
- the rnc gene encoding ribonuclease III, whose product is MSFFKLENSLKYSFNNISLLELALTHRSYSANHNERLEFLGDSILNSSITIILFERFSHIDEGGLSRLRASLVQQNSLAKIAIKLDISRYLRLGDGEIKSGGSNRPSILADCIEAIFGAIFQDSGFDVCKNIIDYHYSSLIDNLDLGTMGKDSKSLLQEFLQSKHMCLPSYIIVRTNGLAHSQTFEIDCCIPDLNIKTKSFGETRRSAEQSAAKKALELLFKLDFTNLKK